A section of the Cutibacterium granulosum genome encodes:
- the tuf gene encoding elongation factor Tu codes for MAKAKFERTKPHCNIGTIGHIDHGKTTLTAAISKVLHEKYPELNEASPFDMIDKAPEERQRGITISIAHIEYQTEKRHYAHVDCPGHADYVKNMITGAAQMDGAILVVAATDGPMPQTHEHVLLARQVGVPAIVVALNKCDMVDDEELIELVEMEVRELLSAQDFDGDNCPVVRISAYQALQGDEKWTQSILDLMDAVDEYVPQPDRDLDKPFLMPVEDVFTITGRGTVVTGRVERGIVHTSDEVEIVGIHDATQKTTVTGVEMFRKILDEGQAGDNIGVLLRGTKKEDVVRGMVLCKPGSTTPHTDFEGQVYVLKKDEGGRHKPFFSNYSPQFYFRTTDVTGNIELPEGTEMVMPGDNTTMSVHLIHPVAMEEQLKFAIREGGRTVGAGRVTKIIK; via the coding sequence CCATCGGACACATCGACCACGGCAAGACGACCCTCACCGCGGCGATCTCCAAGGTGCTGCACGAAAAGTACCCGGAACTCAATGAGGCATCGCCTTTCGACATGATCGACAAGGCCCCTGAGGAGCGCCAGCGCGGTATCACCATCTCGATCGCTCACATCGAGTACCAGACCGAGAAGCGTCACTACGCTCACGTCGACTGCCCCGGTCACGCTGACTACGTGAAGAACATGATCACCGGTGCTGCCCAGATGGATGGCGCCATTCTCGTGGTTGCCGCCACCGACGGCCCGATGCCCCAGACCCACGAGCACGTGCTGCTCGCCCGTCAGGTTGGCGTGCCGGCCATCGTCGTCGCCCTCAACAAGTGCGACATGGTTGACGACGAGGAGCTCATCGAGCTCGTCGAGATGGAGGTGCGTGAGCTCCTCTCCGCCCAGGACTTCGACGGTGACAACTGCCCGGTCGTCCGCATCTCCGCCTACCAGGCCCTGCAGGGTGACGAGAAGTGGACCCAGTCCATTCTCGACCTCATGGATGCCGTTGACGAGTACGTCCCGCAGCCGGATCGTGACCTCGACAAGCCGTTCCTCATGCCTGTTGAGGACGTCTTCACCATCACCGGCCGTGGCACCGTGGTGACCGGTCGTGTCGAGCGCGGTATCGTCCACACCTCTGACGAGGTCGAGATCGTCGGTATCCACGACGCCACCCAGAAGACCACCGTCACTGGTGTCGAGATGTTCCGCAAGATCCTCGACGAGGGCCAGGCTGGCGACAACATCGGCGTGCTGCTGCGTGGTACCAAGAAGGAGGACGTCGTCCGTGGCATGGTGCTCTGCAAGCCCGGTTCGACCACTCCGCACACCGACTTCGAGGGCCAGGTCTACGTTCTGAAGAAGGATGAGGGTGGCCGTCACAAGCCGTTCTTCTCCAACTACAGCCCGCAGTTCTACTTCCGCACCACCGACGTCACCGGCAACATCGAGCTGCCGGAGGGTACCGAGATGGTCATGCCTGGCGACAACACCACCATGTCCGTCCACCTGATTCACCCGGTGGCCATGGAGGAGCAGCTGAAGTTCGCCATCCGTGAGGGTGGCCGTACCGTTGGCGCCGGTCGCGTGACCAAGATCATCAAGTGA